The following nucleotide sequence is from Paracrocinitomix mangrovi.
AAAAAGTGTATTTGTCAATGTTCATTTTTTGATGTTTTTCTTGATGGAGGGTAAAAATAGAAAAAGCAAATTAACTAGTATTCCATTTCTCCAAATGAGATTGTCAAAATGAAACAAAAAATCAAAACAGGATTACCAAACAAATGCATATAAACAAGGGGGAATTTTGGGTCCCTTAAAAAAAGAGACCCCATTCCTTCCCATAGTAAGTAGCGTTCAAGGCTTGAGCGCTGTGTATTTATTGTGTAGAGTTTTACAAAATGAAATGCTGATATCAGCACAATGAAGTCTAAAACTTGAATTAAAATATGGCATAGGTATTCTTGGTTGGCCCTTATAGAGACAACAAATCAATTGCCAATAAGGCAACAATTAGACTTCTAAGTCGAGTATGAACGGAGATAATTCCAGAAAAAACAGAAGAAACAAACTGATGCTCAGAACAAGCATCTGTACTTAAAGTAATATTTCTATCTAACATTCAACATACAATCGAATTAGGCCCTTCGAGGTTTCGATACAGGATTTTAAATACCTGTTCTCAAGGAGATCACGAAGAACTAGGGCTAAATTACTACATTTTAGTATTCGAAGCAACTAAAATTTCAATTAGCTGAATATTTAACAATTAATTAATCCTTTTAAGACTTAGTACATGCGGATTTTCTTGACTTCAGCTTCTGCAGGAACTACAGAAAAAGACAACTCTTGCATGTCGGCACTACCCTTTGCTTTTTTCTTTATATCCATTGGATCTAAAATAAACTGCACTCCAACTAAAGTTTCAGAATCCATGAAATACTGATCCCTTGTTTTATCGTACCATATTTTTGCATCAGCAAAAGCTTCCTTAAATTTTTCAACTGAGCTACCAACTTTGATACCTTCTTGGGTTTCATAATAATTTGAAATCACAAGAATTTCTTTAATTGTTTTATCAAAGTGATTTTCATCTGATCCTTGATTCATAATCAATTCAGCCACATCTTCAAGCTGATTAAATATCACATTATGAGTATGTTCTATGGTATTCCCTTCAACTGTCTCTTCTTCTATAAATTGCCTCATTTTCAATTCTTCAGGCAACTTAGTTGGCACAGGTTTGCCCATTTCAAAAATACCAACTACATTTTCTGATATAGTAATTGAATTAACAATCTCAACTTCTTCTACATTTTCAGTATTCTGAACAGTCGTGTCTTGCTCAGTTGTTGTGTTTTCTGTTTCAGACTCAGAACCACCACAAGAAATAAATGCAGGAATGATTAACAGGGAATAGACTAACTTTTTCATTAACAAGGGATTTAGCGATTAATCAAATGTATAAATTCGTGCATATTTTTCCAAAAAAGATTTCATTATCCGTGAATGGTTTCTTTTTTTCCATAATTCTGGATTAATTCACCCTCAAAATCTAACCACTCTTTCCATCTATTGTCAACATCAATTTTATCAGCATAGTTTTTCGCCAACTTAATAAAGGTTGTATAATGACCGGCTTCTGATTTCATCAATTCATAATAAAAACTAGCTAATTGCTTGTCCTCTACATTCTCAGAAAGCACCTTAAATCGCTCACAACTGCGAGCTTCTATCATGGCAGAAAATAAAAGCCTATCTATCAAGCTTTCTTCCGCAGAGCCTCCTTTTCGACAAAATTTGAACAACTGATTTACATAATCATCTTTTCTTTCTCGACCTAATTCAAGTCCTCTTGCTTGCATGAGATCTTTTACCATTTTGAAGTGTTCCAACTCCTCCATAGCAATTTCAGTAAGTTGATTTACCAAATCTATTTTATCAGGATTAAGTGTAATTAAAGAAATAGCATTGGATGCAGCTTTCTGCTCACACCATGCATGATCTGTCATAATTTCATGAATATTGCCTGAAGCAATGTTCGCCCATTTAGGGTCTGTTTTTAGTTTTAATCCTAACATAGTACAAATCTAATTTTTGTTAAAAAACGACCAGTTGTAAAATATTTTATAATGATATCCGATTACAACAGAAAAGAAAAAATGAACTTATATATTTTCAAAACCAATATTGCTAGTGAAAAAAAAGGTCAGCTATTCCTTAATTTACTGCCACACTATTTTAAAATCAATAAAATAAAATTTCACCTTGAAGGTGTAAATGGAATATTTTCAATAAAAGCTAATAGTCTTGCAACAGCCAAAGTCGAAAACACAATTAGCAATTTTGGATACAGTTGCACTCATCAGAAATAGTGTAGCTTGACCCATAAGAAAGCATTAATAGTAAAAACGGAAAATATATTTATATCCTCCTTTTCTATAACCCGCTTCCAATTCAGTATATCGAACAGAAGTAAGATTGATATTTAAAACTTCTTTTTCATCACCTTTCTTTTTTTCCAACTCAAAATATTGTGGAACACCATCCTTTTCAACTAAGGTTCCTTTGTCAAAATTCTTGGCGTAATAAGTATTACTTTGAGTAGATGACATAAAAATATAATAAACCACCTCTGCACCAGAACCTCCTTCTGCTCGTTCTACTGAATTTTTTAATTCTTCGTAAAAAGTTTGAGAGAAAGACAAAGTGGCAAACATGCAAGACAACAATACAATTAACTTCTTCATAATACTATAGATATAAAAAAACAAAGCCCAACGTCTGTTGGGCCTCGTACACTACTTACTTTGGAATTACATACTGCTTTCAAAAAACGTTTTTTTCTACTTACAGAAAACCATGAAAAAACTCTGATAACAAATATAGCATTCATTTTAATAACATTCGCATCAGATGTTATAAATTATTGGAAACTTATCAGCAAGGATTTTTTAATAAGTACAGGAACTTATTCAGCTATAAGAAATTAATAATCAATCTGAATTGAAATTTTAACTCCCTCTTTTATATCCTCATTGTTAAGACTTTCAAAATTCAATTTTCCATCTAATTGATCAGACAACATAATAATCAATTGCATTCCCAGAGAGTCAACTTTTTGAGGATCAATGTCTTTAGGAAAACCAATTCCATTATCTGCATATTCTATTTTTATGCTATCAGTTAAAGAAGTAACGTTTAACCAAATGTCACCCTGGGATTTTGGAAAAGCATGTTTAAGCGAATTCATAAAAAGCTCATTAATTATCATCCCCAATGGAATCATGTTATCGATATTAAAAACTATATCTTCCGGAATACTAATGTGAGCCGAAATCTGATGCTTGGGAGGAGCATAAGACATGAAAATACTTCTTTGCAAAAAATCAACATACTTAGCTAAGGAAGTGAATTCAAAACCCTCAGTACTATAAAGCATTTCATGAACCAATGCCATTGACTCAATTCGACTTTTACTATCTTGAACCAGACTTATAAATTTTGGATCATTCTCCTTAAAACTCTGTAATCTCAGCATTGAAACAATAATTTGCATATTGTTTTTTACTCGGTGATGAAGCTCCTTTAATAATTGTTCCTTCTCTTGAAGTGAAATGGTGTTTGCTTTTAGTTCTTCGCCTAACATTTTTAACCCAACAACTAAAGCCCCGAATTCGTCATCATCTTCAGGGACATCTAGTTCTCTATCAAAATCTAAATTTGAATAAGCAACTAATTGCTCCATTAGTTCAATCAATCTCGGATCTTTATCCTTCATGACGACCTGTTTTTAACCCATCACACCACATTTTAGCATCTTCTTCATTTCTGAATAACTTAACCGGCACTGTTGGTTTACTTAATCTGATATAGAAATTTGCCACCATATTACCAATAAGCGAATTTCTTATAATTGCCATACCATTTATAACAGTTTCCCTGTTCTTAATGGCTAAAAAATCCCTAGCATCTTTTGACATGCTCAAGACACTCGTAGTATCAATTATCAGTGGAAACGGGGCATGATCTTGATAGCTGTTTACTACTTCAGAATTAGCTTTGGCATCCTCAAGTTTAATCCTAGCACCAGATTTAACCTTTGTTCTCATAATTCCATCATCACCCATCCAGGTATAATAACAATTTAGATCATGGTATTCAAATTCAGGTAATTCCATCAAAATAAATTTATTGATTTTATCCAATTTGGTTATCTTGGTATTCAATTTTTTTGGAAGGAAAGGGGATGGTCAAAAAGTTTAACGATCTAAATATCAACATCAAATTGGCGCTGGCGTTCTTTGTAATCGCCTTTAGTTCAATTGTAATCATAGGTTTTTTGGCTTATTTCAAAGGTAAAAAATCTTTGGAAGAAGAATCATTTAATAGATTGACTGCTGTTAGAGAAATGAAGGCCAGTCAAATAGAAGACTATTTTAAGGATATTAGAAATCAAATCATTACATTCTCTGAAGACCACACTATTATTGAAGCAATGAAAGACTTCAGAAATGGATTTCACATTATCTATGAAGAAGTTGATTACAACGAGCATCAAAAAGGTGAATCTGAAAAAAGACTTGAAGACTACTATAACAATGAGTTTTTACCAAGACTTAATCAAAACGTTGAAATTTTAGGAGATATAGAACATCATTTTCCAACTCATCCTTCTTCAGTTTTATTACAAGATTTATACATAGCCAGCAACAAAAATAAAGTTGGAGAAAAGCATTTTCTTGAAGATGCAGGTGATGGTAGTTTATATAGCGAGACCCATAAAAAATATCACCCTTTAATTAGATCTTATTTAGAGAAATTTGAATTCTACGATATCTTTTTAGTAGACAATGAAAGTGGACATATCATCTATTCTGTTTATAAAGAAGTTGATTATGGAACTTCTTTAATTGACGGTCCTTATAGTAATTCTAATCTTGCTCGTGCCTATCAGGAAGCTAAAAAATCTAACAATAAAGACTTTGTTAGATTGGTTGATTTTGAAGCCTATCACCCTTCATATAATGCTCCCGCTTCATTTATTGCTTCACCAATTTATGAAGGAGATGAGCAATTAGGTGTTTTGATTTTTCAAATGCCAATAAAAAAGATTAACGACATTATGACCAATAGACATGAGTGGGCAAATGTTGGTTTAGGAGAAAGTGGAGAAACCTATCTGGTAGCTGAAGATTACACATTGCGTAACCAATCAAGATTCTTTATAGAAGACCGTGAAAATTATTTTAAAATGGTCACAGAAATTGGTACACCAGAATCAACCATAACGCAAATCAAAAACTTTGAAAGCACAGTTGGCCTGCAGACAGTTAAAACCAAGGGAACTATTTCAGCTTTAGAAGGAAAAACAGACACTGAAATATTTGATGACTATAGAGGTGTAGCCGTTTTATCTTCATATAAGCCACTTGAAATAGAAGATATGAATTGGGTCATTATGAGTGAAATAGATAAAGACGAAGCTTTTTCACATGTTTATGATCTGCGTAAAAACATCCTTGTGGTTTTTGTGGGATTGTTGCTCGCAATCATATTTGCTGCCTTTTTTGTATCAAATAAAATAACAAGGCCAATTAAAAGATTAACTGCCAAAGCCGAAGAAATTGCAGATGGAAATTTAGACATAGAAATACCTGTTGGCGCCGGAGATGAAATTGGAACACTTTCCAAATCATTCAGTCACATGCAACACAGTATTAAGGATCTTGTGCAGAACCTTGAAGAAAAAGTTGAAGAAAGAACAAAAGAACTCCAGAGCCAGAAAGAAATGGTTGAAGAAAAAAACAGAGAAATTGTTGACTCTATCAACTATGCTTTAAGACTTCAAAGAGCCATTATTCCGACAGCTGCAAAAGTTAAAACGGCCCTGCCAGAAAGCTTTGTTTACTTTAAACCCAAAGACATTGTATCCGGAGACTTTTATTGGATGAATGAAGTTGATGGTCAGGTGTTAATTGGAGCCATAGACTGCACTGGTCATGGTGTGCCAGGTGCAATGGTTAGTGTTGTTGGAGCCAATGGTTTAAACAGATGTGTAAAAGAATTTAACCTTCGACAACCAGCTGCTATTTTGGATAAGCTTACTGACCTGGTAAAAGAAACTTTTGAATCTGGAGAAGACAAAGTTAAAGACGGAATGGATGGTGCACTTTGTTCAATAGATCTTGAAAAAAACATTGTTCAGTACGCCGGAGCTCATAATCCATTATGGGTAATAAAAGCGGATGCAGAAGATGTTGAAGAAATCAAGGCTGACAAGCAGCCAATAGGTGATTTTGACTTTAGAAAACCTTTTACTAATCATACTTTACAGTTATCAAAAGGAGATCAAATATATTTCTTCTCAGATGGTTATGTTGATCAATTTGGAGGACCAAAAGGCAAAAAGTTCAAATACAAAACCCTCAAAAAGCTTCTCTTTGAAATTAGAGAAAAATCTATGGAAGAACAAATGCAAATTCTTGACAAAACCTTTAAAGAGTGGAAACGAGATTTAGAGCAACTAGATGATGTTTGCATCATTGGCGTAAAACTTTAATTTTTACAACTTAAATTGTTTTAGATATAGATTGTTCTATTAAGTTTAATTAGATTTATCCTACACAATAATCGGTTATTTTGTTACGTTGATCGGAGATACTTGTTTATCTATCAATCTGTTTGCTTGTTGGATCCCAAAATTCTTGGTTTTATATGGCCTAGCGATTATCTTTATGAATTAACTTTGTCGTCTAAACCTGAAACTGCGATATGCGACTAAAACTTTTAAGTATCACTATTTTAAGCTTTTTGGCAAATGTTGCCATGGCTCAGCCTGCCAATGACAGTTGTTCTGATGCAGAAAGGCTTTGTGGTGCACAAGTTTTAAGTGGTACAACTACCGCAGCTACTACTAACAGTACAGAAGACGATTTATACTGTTCCATTCCGTCCGCAACAGTTTGGTATAAATTTACCACAAATAGTAATGGTGGAAATGCCACTATTAGCTTCAGTAACTTGAATTTTAATGCAGATCCTACATACGGCCAAAGCATTGAAGCCATGATATATTCTACAACTACTCCTTGTGATCAAAACAATTATGTGCCCTATTCATTATGTACTACGGGATCAACAGATTTTACAATTGTTCCTGCAGCTGCACTTAATCCAAACTCCACCTATTATTTAATGGTGAACGGAGTTAATACCGGTGTGGGTGTAACGAATTCTGCTGAATGTGATTTTGATATTACCATTTCTGGGGAAGCAATGGATTCTTTGTATCCAACCGCGTCTATTTCTGCATTTGATACTATATTATGCCAGGGAGATGTAGTTGCAGTTGAAACGATTATAGCTAACTGTTCAGACACAGCTAGCTTTGATTGGTACTACAACAATTCCTTATTTGTGTCAAACAGCACAGGAGAATTCAATACAGCTGACCTTTCAGAATCTGGTTATTTAAAACTCATAATGAATTGTGGCAATCTTTGTGTGTACAGAGATACTACAGATAGTATTTATTTTGATGTAACTACAATATCAGCAGATGCAGGACCGGATAAGTTTATTGCTGAAGGTGATTTTGTAACTCTTGAAGGAAATGGTGATGGTGCACCAACCTGGACACCTGCAGGAACATTGACAGATGCATTTGTTTTTGAACCTTCAGCTTTTCCTGAAAACACCACAACCTACTTTTTAACTGTAACTAATGGTAGCTGTGAAGCAACAGATAGTGTGAATGTTTTTGTTGGTGAAGTAGTTTCAATTTTTAGCGCGTTTACACCTAATAATGATGATATTAATGATAAATGGGTCATAAAAAATAGTAGCGAATATCCTAACATGGAAGTTACCGTATATGACAGGTCAGGACAAAGAGTATTTAACACAACAGGATACAGTACTCCGGATAAATGGTGGGATGGCACTTACAAAGGAAAACCACTTCCGGTTTCAACTTATTTCTATGTTGTGGATTTAAAAATTGGTGATGACGGTATTTTCAAAGGCCAGGTAAACATCATCAGATAAAAATGAAAAAACTAGTAGTACTCATATCAATTCTGGCCTTCAGTAAAGGATTTGCTCAACAACTTGAGCATTACACACAATATCAGTTCAATCAATTTGCCTTTAATCCGGCAATTGCAGGAACAAAGAATTGTCTGGATATCAGAACGGGCTATAGATTTCAATGGGTTGGGATAGATGGTGCTCCGCAAACTGGCTTTATTAATGCTCATGCGCCCTTAAGATCATCCAAAAGAAAAAGAAATGCTTTTGGTCCTAAACACGGAATTGGCGGACAAATAAAAAGAGACGTATTTGGTCCTTTTTCAAACCTAAAGCTTCATGCAACATATGCCTTACACTTACCAATAACTCGAAATTGGAATTTAAGTTTTGGCGCATCAATTGGATTTATGCATTCAGCATACAAAATAAGTGATTTAACAACTGAAGTGGCAGACCCTTCAATTGGTGGAACCTCACAATCATTTATTGTTTTCCCGGATGCAATTGCAGGCATGTGGTTGAGTGACAAAAAAACTTATGTTGGTCTTTCAGTTCATAATCTAATTGGAAATAGATTAGATGAAATTGGACAGGAAGCCAAACTTCAAAGACACGTATATTTAACAGGAGGAAGAAAATTTGCCCTTGAAAAAAAATGGTCCATTATTCCTTCTTTTTTCCTAATGTGGACCAAAGCCTCACCAATAGATTTTCATTTGAGCGCCTTAGTTGACCTTGATAACAAACTAACTTTCGGAGTCGGATTAAGACGTACAGATGCTATAACTACCCAAATTAGGGTAAAATTGTTTAACTGGATATCAATTGGATACTCTTTTGATTTTGTGATATCTAAACTATCAGGAAACATGTGGTATACCCATGAAATTACTGGTGGTTTTAATTCATGTTCAAGTTATGGGAACAATAGTACAACTAGTTGCCCAAGCTTTGAATAGATACAACCTTTAGAGTAGAAAATTCGTATATCATAAACAGACGGTTGATAAGTTGTTAATAACAGCCTATTTGTCTGCGAGAACTATGATACTTTTATTGCTACAAACTATGAAAAATCTACATAACAGACTTTTAAAGCCAGTTGTAGTTCTTATTGCTTTCTTTTTTACGTCAAATACGTTTGCGAATAATTTCTATTGGATCAATGGATCCGGTAACTGGGATGACCCCTCTCATTGGTCTACTTCTTCTGGAGGTAACGCTGCAATGACAGTTCCAGGACCAAATGACAATGTAATTTTTGATGCTCAATCTTTTACACAGTCTTACACTCAGGTTAACCTAAGCAGTTCGGTAACTATCCACAATTTATCTATCAGTAGTCCTGAGTTATTCGGGATTTTAGGAATTGGATTCGACCTAAGAGTTGTGGGAGACATTGCTGTGTCTGAAAATTGTGTAATAGAAATTAATAAGCTTGTCCTGGATGGTGCAGGGAATCATTCTATTAATGCAGCCAATGCAGATATCATAGGTGATATTTCTTTCCAAAATGGAAACTGGAATATGCTTTCTAAATTAGAAGCTATTCGTCCTCACAACATGGAATTTGTGAGTGGAACCTTAAATTCTAATGGACACACTTTGGTGGCAGAACACATTTTTGCCAATACCAATCCGTACAATTTTAATCTTACAGGATCGACAGTTTTTGCTTATGGAACAATTGATTTCAGTCAATCAGTAAACACCGGTGGATCAGCTAGTTTTATAACAGTTGACAGTGATGTTGACAATGGTAAAAAAGGAGAGTTTTCTTCATCCAATTTTGATAGAGATCAAACATTTGACTGTGGTAGTGGTGGAATGATGGTAGATGTGGTTTCATTAGATTACAATGGTGGCGTAAATGTTACTTGTGATGGGGTTTGTGATGGTGAAATAACATTGAGTGCTTTTGGTACTCCGGGAGGATTCTCGTACAGCGTTGACGGTAGCCCATTTACTGCTCAAACAGTTTACCCTAATTTGTGTCAGGGAACAAGACTTATCAGGGTAAGAGATACATCTCAAATTATCGGACCAGGACCAAGTTACTTCACATGTATTTTCAATGAAATTCTTAATAATCCACCTACGCTAACAGCTGATTTAGAACTTGCAGCACCAGTAGACGTTTCATGTTTTGGTGTTTGTGACGGTCAAGGTTTTGTAAGTGGTATTGGTGGAACCAACCCATATACTTACACTTGGTCTACTACAGCAGAAAACACAGGTTTTCCTCAATTTCTATGTGCAGGAGACAATGATCTACATATAGAAGATGACAACGGATGTACATTTGACACCACCTTGGTAATTGGTGGACCTCCGTTGATTGATGTAACTTTAAACATTACTGAGCCTATCTGTAATGGTGATAATAATGGTGAAGTAGATGTCACTCCTTCTGGTGGAAATGGACCGGGTTATACATTTGTTTGGAACCCTGTACCTACATCAGGACAAGGTTCAAATCCGGGAATAGGATTTGCTGCCGGTTCAATAACATTATCTGTTTTTGATGTTGATGGCTGTCAATTTGATACCACATTTACAATGACAGAACCACCTATACTATCAATATCAGCACTCAACGTAGCCAATGCAAGTTGTTTTAGTGTTTGTGATGGTCAGGCCAGTTCAACTCCTGTAGGCGGAGCAGGCAATAACACCTTTGAATGGTTTACCTGTCCTAAACCGGGAACCACAACTGGAATAACAGATCAAAACCCCAATACTTTATGCGCCGGTGATTACTATGTTATAGTAACAGATAATGGAGGTGCGGGTTGTTCAGCAGAAAGTGCCTGTATAACGATAACTGAACCTACAGAAATTGATGCACAAGCACAAGCTTATGACATTTCATGTTTCGGTTTATGTGATGGTGCAGTTGATGTAGACGCAACAGGTGGTGCCGGAGGATATACTTTCCAATGGTCAGCTGTACCAGGAGGTTCTATTGGTATAACCGATAGTATTTCAAATTTATGTGCTGGATTTTATGAGGCAGTAGTTACTGACATTAATGGCTGTAACTCTACACCAGATACAGTAGAAGTAGTTGAGCCACCAGAAATCACAGTAAACTTAGCCACTACACATCCTACTTGTTTTAATGTATGTGACGGATCAGTAATTGCTACGCCTTCAGGAGGTGTGGGAGGATATACTTACAATTGGTCACCAGCACCTGGAGCTGGTCAAGGAACAGCCACACCATCTGCCATGTGTGATGGAATTTATACCGTAACTATTACAGACGGAAATGGATGTGTATTGAATGAAGACGATACTTTGATCGAGCCAACAATGATTACAGCAACTTTAAACATCACTCAACCTACTTGTAATGGAGGCTGTGATGGAGAGGTTGACGTAACACCTGCCGGTGGAAACGGACCAGGGTACACTTTTAGCTGGAACCCTGTTCCGGGAAGTGGAATTGGATCAAACCCAGGAATTGGATTTTGTGCAGGTTCTGTAACACTTTCAATCTTTGATGTTGTTGGTTGTCAACAGGACACCACTTTTACCATATCAGAACCACCTGCTCTTACTGTTTCAGCAGCACAAGTTGCAGATGCTACCTGCTTTGGTTTATGTAATGGACAGGCTTCTGCCACTCCTGCAGGAGGAACAGGCCCTTATACTTATGAGTGGTTTTCATGTCCAAAACCAGGTGCTACAACAGGTATTACCAGTCAAAACCCTAACAACCTTTGTGCTGGAGACTACTATGTAATAGTAACAGATGCTAGCGGTTGTACTGCTGAAAGTGGTTGTATTACTATAAACGAGCCTACAGAAGTTTTAGTTAATTCACAATCATATGATGTTTCTTGTTTTGGTGTTTGTGATGGTGCAACAGATTCAGACCCTACCGGTGGAACAGCTCCTTATACTTTTTCTTGGGTAACAGTTCCTGGAGGTTTAGGAGTTGGTGCATCAGATAGCTTATCTGGATTATGCCCTGGTTTTTATGAAATTATAGTAACAGATGATAACGGTTGTGTATCCACTCCGGATACAGTAGAAGTTGTTGAACCACCTGTTTTAGATGCTACAATGACTATTACTGACCCAAGCTGTTATGATTTATGTGACGGAGATGCCACCATCAATGTTACCGGTGGAACAGGCCCTTTTACATATAACTGGACACCAGCTCCTGGAATTGGTCAAGGAACTCCAAACGGAACTTCAATGTGTGCAGGTATTTATATCGTTGATATTACTGATGGCAATGGTTGTACTTTTCAATTAGAAGATACTTTAGTTGCACCTCCTCAATATGATGTAACTGTGGCTCAAACTAATTTACAATGTTTTGGGGATGCCAACGGAACCATTGACCTAACTATTAATGGTGGGGGATCTGGAGCTGGTTATACATTTATTTGGTCACCAGCACCTCCAATTGGTCAAGGAACTACTAGCGTTTCAGGGCTTACAGCCGGAAGCTGGTGCGTAACTATTTCTGATAACCAAGCCTGTGACACTATCATTTGTATCACCATAACCGAACCAACGCAATTAGATGTAACCGCAAGTGTTATTTCACCAATAAGTTGTTTTGGTAGTTGCGACGGTTCTGCCCAAGCAGTAATTACCGGAGGAACTTCTCCATATAATACTTCTTGGACTCCATCAGGATTAACCACCCTTGTCGCTAGTTCACTTTGCGTAGGAGCACACACTGTAACTGTAACAGATGATAATGGCTGTGTTGCCAATGATATAATCAATTTAACTCAACCGGCCCAATATGATATTGATACTTCACATACAGATATTTCTTGTTTTGGAGATTGTATAGCTACTGCAACCGCAATTGTTAACTCAGGTGGAACAGGCCCTTATACATGGTCATGGGATGATGCGCCAGTTTTCCAATCAACTCCAACTGCGATTAATTTGTGTGCAGGAGCTTACACAGTTACTGTCTCAGATCAAAATTTGTGTGACACCACATTCACATTCAATATTATTGAGCCGCCAGTAATGGTTATTGACACTAACGTGATCAATTCAACTTGTTTTGGAACATGTACTGGTGAAGCCAATGTCAACGTAACAGGCGGAACGGGTCCTTACACTTTTGAATGGTTTGATGCCGGAACCGGAACAACAATCGGAGTGACAACTTCATCAGCTACAAACCTTTGTCCAGGTGATTACTACGTTGAAGTTACAGATGCAAATCTATGCGTGATGTTGTCTGATACCATGACG
It contains:
- a CDS encoding type IX secretion system membrane protein PorP/SprF produces the protein MKKLVVLISILAFSKGFAQQLEHYTQYQFNQFAFNPAIAGTKNCLDIRTGYRFQWVGIDGAPQTGFINAHAPLRSSKRKRNAFGPKHGIGGQIKRDVFGPFSNLKLHATYALHLPITRNWNLSFGASIGFMHSAYKISDLTTEVADPSIGGTSQSFIVFPDAIAGMWLSDKKTYVGLSVHNLIGNRLDEIGQEAKLQRHVYLTGGRKFALEKKWSIIPSFFLMWTKASPIDFHLSALVDLDNKLTFGVGLRRTDAITTQIRVKLFNWISIGYSFDFVISKLSGNMWYTHEITGGFNSCSSYGNNSTTSCPSFE
- a CDS encoding sensor histidine kinase; translation: MKDKDPRLIELMEQLVAYSNLDFDRELDVPEDDDEFGALVVGLKMLGEELKANTISLQEKEQLLKELHHRVKNNMQIIVSMLRLQSFKENDPKFISLVQDSKSRIESMALVHEMLYSTEGFEFTSLAKYVDFLQRSIFMSYAPPKHQISAHISIPEDIVFNIDNMIPLGMIINELFMNSLKHAFPKSQGDIWLNVTSLTDSIKIEYADNGIGFPKDIDPQKVDSLGMQLIIMLSDQLDGKLNFESLNNEDIKEGVKISIQIDY
- a CDS encoding SpoIIE family protein phosphatase, which codes for MVKKFNDLNINIKLALAFFVIAFSSIVIIGFLAYFKGKKSLEEESFNRLTAVREMKASQIEDYFKDIRNQIITFSEDHTIIEAMKDFRNGFHIIYEEVDYNEHQKGESEKRLEDYYNNEFLPRLNQNVEILGDIEHHFPTHPSSVLLQDLYIASNKNKVGEKHFLEDAGDGSLYSETHKKYHPLIRSYLEKFEFYDIFLVDNESGHIIYSVYKEVDYGTSLIDGPYSNSNLARAYQEAKKSNNKDFVRLVDFEAYHPSYNAPASFIASPIYEGDEQLGVLIFQMPIKKINDIMTNRHEWANVGLGESGETYLVAEDYTLRNQSRFFIEDRENYFKMVTEIGTPESTITQIKNFESTVGLQTVKTKGTISALEGKTDTEIFDDYRGVAVLSSYKPLEIEDMNWVIMSEIDKDEAFSHVYDLRKNILVVFVGLLLAIIFAAFFVSNKITRPIKRLTAKAEEIADGNLDIEIPVGAGDEIGTLSKSFSHMQHSIKDLVQNLEEKVEERTKELQSQKEMVEEKNREIVDSINYALRLQRAIIPTAAKVKTALPESFVYFKPKDIVSGDFYWMNEVDGQVLIGAIDCTGHGVPGAMVSVVGANGLNRCVKEFNLRQPAAILDKLTDLVKETFESGEDKVKDGMDGALCSIDLEKNIVQYAGAHNPLWVIKADAEDVEEIKADKQPIGDFDFRKPFTNHTLQLSKGDQIYFFSDGYVDQFGGPKGKKFKYKTLKKLLFEIREKSMEEQMQILDKTFKEWKRDLEQLDDVCIIGVKL
- a CDS encoding gliding motility-associated C-terminal domain-containing protein — its product is MRLKLLSITILSFLANVAMAQPANDSCSDAERLCGAQVLSGTTTAATTNSTEDDLYCSIPSATVWYKFTTNSNGGNATISFSNLNFNADPTYGQSIEAMIYSTTTPCDQNNYVPYSLCTTGSTDFTIVPAAALNPNSTYYLMVNGVNTGVGVTNSAECDFDITISGEAMDSLYPTASISAFDTILCQGDVVAVETIIANCSDTASFDWYYNNSLFVSNSTGEFNTADLSESGYLKLIMNCGNLCVYRDTTDSIYFDVTTISADAGPDKFIAEGDFVTLEGNGDGAPTWTPAGTLTDAFVFEPSAFPENTTTYFLTVTNGSCEATDSVNVFVGEVVSIFSAFTPNNDDINDKWVIKNSSEYPNMEVTVYDRSGQRVFNTTGYSTPDKWWDGTYKGKPLPVSTYFYVVDLKIGDDGIFKGQVNIIR
- a CDS encoding tRNA-(ms[2]io[6]A)-hydroxylase yields the protein MLGLKLKTDPKWANIASGNIHEIMTDHAWCEQKAASNAISLITLNPDKIDLVNQLTEIAMEELEHFKMVKDLMQARGLELGRERKDDYVNQLFKFCRKGGSAEESLIDRLLFSAMIEARSCERFKVLSENVEDKQLASFYYELMKSEAGHYTTFIKLAKNYADKIDVDNRWKEWLDFEGELIQNYGKKETIHG